The following are from one region of the Aquifex aeolicus VF5 genome:
- a CDS encoding PIN domain-containing protein translates to MFFKKVYKVDRPTISQVLIDILELRNVKIEDNELLIEALKIYSNKNLDFVDCLLCAYSKKYKVVSFDKGVKKCTNALTIE, encoded by the coding sequence ATGTTCTTCAAGAAAGTATATAAAGTTGATAGACCTACTATATCACAGGTACTTATAGACATACTGGAACTTAGGAATGTGAAAATTGAAGATAATGAGCTCCTTATAGAGGCTCTAAAGATATACTCTAATAAGAACTTAGACTTTGTAGATTGCCTTCTTTGTGCGTATTCTAAGAAATACAAAGTTGTGTCCTTTGATAAGGGAGTAAAGAAGTGTACAAATGCCTTAACTATAGAATGA
- a CDS encoding PIN domain-containing protein: protein MASRKGEKEIIVNANVILRYLLKDHRKLYKEAEELFNKILSGELKVFIPQVVIAEIVYVLQESI, encoded by the coding sequence ATGGCCTCGCGGAAAGGGGAAAAAGAGATAATTGTTAATGCTAATGTAATCCTGCGATATCTACTTAAAGACCACAGGAAGCTGTATAAAGAGGCTGAGGAGTTATTTAATAAGATACTCTCCGGAGAACTAAAAGTTTTTATCCCACAGGTAGTGATAGCCGAAATTGTTTATGTTCTTCAAGAAAGTATATAA